ATCCTACGCAAACCCCTGTGCACGGAAGCTCGACGACCATGCCAACTTCTTGGCGAGCacagatgatgatgacgacgctGACGCGTCGCCCAGCCCCGTGAACGCACGCTCTTCTTCGCTGCGTACTCGGAGCCATCTTCGTCTCCACGAGTTCAAACGAAACCTACACAACTAAACGAGGCGCAGGTCAAACGAAACCTACATCAAGCAGTTCCCAAGGCCAATCGGTCTTCCAGCTTAACTACTGACTCTACTACTCCTTCCGTGCGTGCATGGACTCGAGGCGCAGGTTTAACCCCGCCGCCGGTCTATTTATACGTCCTTCCCTTGCTCCTACACAAGCAACGTGGCTCTCTAGTCTCTACTCTCTCACTCCTTGCCTTGGTCAGTTAGTTGAGGTTTGAACGAGCTACTGGTAACTTTTAATTTCTCCATATCGCGCAAGATCGGCGGCAGCTTTTTTGAGGCCATATGGCTGCTTACTCTCAGAAGCGAGCTGCTGCTATGGCGGCGATCGTGTCCATCTTGCTCTTCGTAGTAGCTGGAGTAGTCGTCGCCGGCGATcctccatcatcatcatcatcctccgCGACGAAGAACGACAAGACGCCAGCAGCGCACGCCCGCAAGCTGCTCCAATACACGAGTAAATAAGATGCTGCCAGCTACTTCTATACTCCGTCCATTACATATATACTATGTAGCTGCTGATGATGGCGAGTTGCTGACATGACAtacagcggtggcggcggcggtgaagaaGCGGAGCGGGTCGACGGCGCCGAGCGAGTGCTCCCAGGACGCCGTGGTGGTGTCGCAGGCCGAGGCGGgggggcggccgggcggcgtgcCGTGCTACAGCGTGACCATCACCAACACCTGCCTGTCCTGCACCGTGCGCGACATCCACGTCTCCTGCGGCGAGTTCGGGTCCGCGAGGCTCGTCGACCCCAGCGACTTCCGGCGCCTGGCCGTCGGCGACTGCATCGtcaggggaggcggcgccgtGCGGCCTGGCGAGACCGTCTCCTTCGACTACTCCAACCAGTTCCAGTATGACCTCCACGTCGCCTCGGTCTCCTGCACCTGCGGCTAGCTAGCTCGCTAGTTGTAGTTGGGACTTGAATTGTTGGGACTGCTGGATGGTGCGTGCGTGGTCGTTGATGGAGCCTGGCGAATAAATGATCAGTGTGCCGGCTATAAGGGATTAGGGCCGGGACGATCTCATTTTTATTGCCTCAATCATGTCTATGTTCTTCTGTTTAGTCGTAATATGCTACCTTCAAGGTCATTCGAAGGTCATGTgttctcgctcgctcgctcagtTATCGAAATTTCTGTCGCAACttattaggccagtctcagtgggagtgtcatcgacacagttacctagactgaaatcttaagaactgtgccagtggagtgtcatggtgatgacactcctctcatattttatgacactcctctcttctctctcctcgtaCTATTAgtacatgttagcaaatttaatgtccatgacactcttatgacactcccactgagattggCTTTACCCTGCAAAATGAGGAATCGTGTGCATTTTGCTGTCATTTTTCTGTTTGTTTTAGTAGAAAATCAAAGTATGCATTTCCACTGTTTAAATTATGAAAGCATGCCGAGTAGAAAGAATCACAATCATGAAGTAACTGAATCGAGTAGCTATTATTTGGTCCTCGTTTCATTTGTTTACGTACTGTACAACTTAATCAGCCATCTTGTCAGCACATGAATTATCCGAGTATAATAAGGCTCTGCTCAAAGCATACGTGTGAGTTGTGACACTTTGTttggttgtgtgtgtgtgtgtgtgtgtgtttagtGTCGGTATCAAGAGGTCATGTTTGGTTTTCTGCATGAAGATTGCTTGGTTCTATAAGATCGAAGTgacaaaatatatttttattatgcaTACGTACACCAATAGCGTAAGAGTACTTGTTTGCATTGTGTCCAATGAGGCAATGAGTCTGGCTATGCCAAAGCACCCAATTGGCCAATTCCATGCTTCTGATCTATAGTAGTCAGGCATATATGTGCTCGCACATATGATCATTTTATTTGGGACCGAGTGCACGAGACAAAATCTATACACAGATTCTAAATAGCAATTCTCAATTTTGTGTTTAATTTAGTTGTCGACAAAATATAAAGAGTACGAAAAAACAAGGTACTACTAGAGTTGGGCAACGGCCACCGTACCCTAGCTGTTGGGTTGACGACGGTCCCGGTGTCAGCCACGCCACGCCGGAATCAATAATCTCGTGCATGCGGCCCTGCACcccccgccacggccgccggcgaATATGCCTGCGCCTGCGTTAGCCCAGTCTCAGTGAGAGTGTCATCGATATAGTTATTTAGACTGGAATCTTAAAAACTGTGTCAAtagagtgtcatggtgatgacactccttttacatttcatgatactcatctcttctctctcctcgtaCTATTGGTACatattagcaaatttaatatTCATAACACTCTTATGACGCTCCCACTGAAATTGGCCTTGGCCGCGTGTCAAAGCAGAGTTCCAATTTCTTCTGTCCTCCGGAATACAAATTGCTCCTTGCATTTGACAGCCATGCGCCCATGCATGCAAGCTAGCAGACTGCCATCCAGGCCAATGGCCGGCTTCCATATGCAAACATGAGCATGGCGCTGGTAGCGCTCTCCTCTTTTGACTGCTTGCATGCATGCGGCATCAATTCATTCCCAAACACGCTTCAATTCATGGTCAAATGTATGCATGAGCTAAAATTTCCAAACCGACAGCATTCGTTATTCTCTTGCTTCCTGCCGATTGCCGAGGGAGATAGTACAGGGAGAACGATCAAGCTTGCGGCCCCTGGCTTTGTGGAAAATACTTCGAGCCAAATCTCGAAGTTCCATTGTTTAAtttaacaaaatattaaagtacATCAATTAAAAAtctaaattattatttatataactATTAATATATTGTTtatgttatttttatataaaaaatactaccatgtattcatgtattaCGGAAGAGATAATAATACCATTCACGAACGgatggttcaattaaatatatatcaaatacatggcaaaataaaatctattacaattagataataataaatatgtattttacagtatgtgttagaatgtggaattgatgaagagagtctgagatagataattataattattagctacaATTCTTAGTTTTAATTTAATTCTAACTTGTCCGTACAGGTGCACTGGTTGATCGACTGTACTAAAATCAATAGTTAAAATATAAGAGGTATCTAGAAAAATGTATCAAATTTGTGAGGCTAGTACAAAAAATGGTAGCGGTAGCGACAttaatttaaatttttaaattttcacaATCAGATAAACAAACATTAAtccattttttaatttttataatcaAATCAACGCACGGTACCTCCCAACCATAGGGATGCTGGAACgttcgaaaaaaaaagaataggaCGCTGAAATGGGAAAGACCTCTACGACACCAACAATAGAACTCCCTACTCCCTAGTGGAGGTGGAGCATACTACAAAACAAACTCCCAAGGTTTTTTAGATTCCCCGGATCTGAGAACACGTGCGTGGTTCCAGTTTCAGGCATGACAAATACAAAAGAGCGACACACGGGGCAGGGCACCATGTTTTTGTGCGGGGTAGTGCGGAGGCCGGGCATggcagctagctgctgctggtaGCGCTGTAGCACCACCAGCACGGGCGCACCTGGGTGATGGACGcgcgagcgagacggagacgcCGGGATGACGATGACGACCTGGGGAAAAGGATACTTTCTTTAGCCGCTTCGAGGGCGGCGTACGGGGCGCGCGTAGCTAGCGCCTCCTCCCAAAGAGCCTTTTTCCCTTGTCTCTCTCGCGCTGTCGCCGATGATTCCGTCTCAGAGCTCCGaggctcctctcctccctcccgccAGGGATTGTCAAACAAGAGCAGATCTCGAGATGACACGGCGCGGCACTGTTTATTGCTCGTGCTGTTAGCTTCACTAATAATAGTGCTCGCAGTTCGCAGGTCAACCAACCTCGTGGCTGCCCGCTCATGCGCACGGTGGGTGCTGGCCGTACCCTGCCGGCCTCGTACGTTTTAACCCGGCCGGGCCTTCTTGGCCAGCCGGCCGGATCACATCTTGAATCGCGGCATCACCGGTCACCCCATGCTTTGTGTTGTTTGGTGCTAGTGTTATCGTGCCTGCAACTGCTGCAAGTGGACGGAACGGATTCTCTTGCTCATGTGCTGCTGGCCTGGTGATTGGTTGCATCTCTCCTGTAGTGCTATCTTACTGATTTCTACTTCCTAGCACGCCTGACGCGTCGCAGCCGTCGGATCTGCGTTGGCGATGCATCCCTCTTCTCCCCTTGGCCCCGGGTCTTGGTTACCTTCGATTCTCCCTTCCCAGAGCTTACTATTATTACTTCCATCCAATCCTGTCAAGTAGGAGCACTTGAAAAAGGAAGGATCCTGTCACGGACTTGAAAATCCATGGAGGCAAAGGAGGAGGATTACCGCCGGTGCCGCACtggacgggacgggacgggacaGGACGGGACTCCTCTTTAATTCGGCCTCTGATCACTGTGCTGTGACTAGTGCTGATTTattgtgagaaaaaaaaatactattagCTAGTCTTAATTTAATGTGAGGGTAAAATACTGTTGGCCGGATGGAGCGAGCGGGCCGGAGTGACTACCGTCGAGCCGTAACTGTCATCAAGGAAAGCGAGTTGAGCTCCGTGCTCCTCGGTCTTCATGGAGGAACCGTAGCTTTCGTGAAAGCGACTGATCGCTCTCGTGCCCCAATCTCCCCAGCTCAAAGTCTGAAACGAATCATCGTATTTGCATTTGCAGCCCGGAGACCTGAATCTTCCTTCAAATGACACTGGATTACTGAACTACTTATACTTACTAATACGCAAAAAGAACAGAGATGAAAATTTCATGGCAATGAGGTGAAGCTATTTGTACAGAGGAGCACCATCTTTTGCATAGGGGGACATGAACAGGGAAGACTTGCTAAGCCAAAAAGTATTACACAGCTTACCAATACTCTACTAGCAAATTACTAACAGCAACAGACAAAAGGAAAACGATTATACTGATGGGCGGGTCCCACCCCACCCGCCGGTCCCGCGACCTCCGGCCTCAGTGACCGGTCAAGGCCACCGGCGCCCCGGCGGCCGACGGCGCGTGCCGCCTCCGTCCGCTGCTCCCGCCGTGGGCCCAGAAGCACCCGGCGGTCGTCGCGTCCGCGCCGGGCGCCCCCGACGCCATCTTCGCGGCCGCGGTCGTCGCCGGCTCCGACTTGCACCGCTGCAGCACCAGCGGCCGCGCCGACGAGCAccgcatctcctcctcctcgaactcgtcgtcgtcttcttcttcctcgtcatCCACTTCTCGTGCCCCGGTCAGCTGCGGGTGCTGCTCCtgcgcggccgccgctcccacCTGCCCcttctcgccgccgtcctcgtcggCAAACGCCTTCTCCACGGACGGCTTGCGCGGGGTCGGAGACGCCCTGTCCGGCTTGCGGGGGGACAGGGACGGAGACGGGGACGCGGCGATCTCTAGCGCTATCGCCGCGAGGGCGTCCGTGGTTGGcgagggcgacgacggcgccggtgccgccgccgcggcggggaaCCGGGACGTGAGCGGCGACGTGCGGTTCTGCGGCGCGGACCGGCAGCGCATCAGGAGGAGCGCGTTCTTCGGCGGCGTCGTGATCGCCGACGACACGAGCTGCGCCTCCCGCCCGTCGTCGCCGTCCTCCTTCTCgctgccgcagccgccaccgaTCCCCATcttctccccctcctccctcccgatCGATCCGAAGACGCCCACGCCCACCACcatctcctcctcgtcgtcgtcctcacgCCCCTCCCCCTGGCTCCCGCTCCTCAGATCCGCCGCCTTgggcacggcggcgacggccacgtCCCTGCTGCTGAACACCCAGGGCGACCGGCGTGCCCTCTCCACCTCCGGCGACGGGGCCTTCTGCCTCCGCTTCCTGGAGTCGAAATCGAACAGCCCGCCGCACAAAAGCGCCTTCTTGAGACACCGGCAGTACCCCCTGGCGCCCTTctccggcgcggccgccgccttggccgccgccgccgcccccttcttGCCCTTCTTCCCCTTGCGCATCCGCACCTGGCCAATGCACGTCACCTTGGGCGACGACGGCTCCCCGTCCGCCGCGCGGCTCCGGCCGCGGGAAACGAACATGGGCGAcgtggccggcgcgcggcgggaccGCCCGCCCCGGCGGCTCTTGCTGAGCAGCAGCCGCGCCagccccggcggcgccggcgccagcagCTGCGGCTTGTCCGCGCGGCCCGGGCTCGCTGCCGGCTGCTTCATGGCCCTCCACCCCGCGCTCGGCTGGACGAGCAGCTAGGTGCGACGGCGGCCGGCTGGCTGACTTGGGAGAGGCGAGCTTAtactgggcggcgtggcgcagcGCAGTGCGTGCGGATTAATGAGCAGCTGAGCGGAGCTCCTTGCGTTGGAAGCGTCAAGCGTGTGGCAGGCTGGCAGCGTGGGTGTGCGTGTGCTTGTCTTAGGATTCGCTTGGCAAGCTGCCTCCTGCACCTtacgccgtgtttagttccaaaaatcaaaattccaaaaaaaaattcggcaCCTGGATTGCGACTGCTGGCTGCAATCGCCGAGAtaaatctaataaacctaattaaattgtaattagatgctaaattgctacagtaattttaCATTAAACAACCTCTagtgacggattaattaggctcattagattcgtctaatgacggattaattatgctcattagattcgtctcacgatttacagacgagttctgtaattatttttatgattaatctatatttagtatttcaaatatagaaaaatgTTCTTTTAAAAACTTTACGGGAGGCagctaaacacggccttagacCTGGTCCACTGGACCATCGATACTGCTGGTgtttaggccatgtttagttcccacctaAACAAAAAAAgacgtaaacgcattaaagtaaaaaggaatcttgctaatttgaagtactaaatgaagtctatttataaaattttttgtattgttgggttgtaaatcgcgaggcgaatctaatgaccctacttaattcatgattttgcaacagtgatgctacagtaaccatccgctaattattaattaatcatggattaattagcatcattagattcgtctcgcgatttacaatccatctgtgcaaaaaattttgcaaatagacttcatttaatacttcaaattacctagattcctttgtaaaaaaaattgtgtttACACTCCGGtcggatctaaacagggccttagttgCTGATGTGATAGGTTGAAGGTCATGGTCGCGTTAATATTTGCGTTTTTGGTCACTTTTAAATCGTGCAGAATTGCAGAAAAGAAAATTCAACTATAAATGAATATAGAAAATCTAAGTGTCAGTGAAAATTTGGAGACATCCAtaaaggaaaaaggagaaatAACGTATACACATTATATATATCATgtgttttgaaattttaaatattGGTAATTGGTCCGAGCGTTGCGTTTAAGCTCGTGACGGATGGATCTGGGGCACGCATTAATGGCGGTTTCGTGGGCTTGTCCTGGGCGGGCCCGCGGGCAGTCCATGGCCCGGGTCCACAGCGATGGTGGGGGAGCCCGGGAGGGAGAGTGAACATGAGTTGTACTGGCAGCAAGGAGAAATGGATGTGATGTGAGTGATCTGAGGCAGTAAGGCTAAGGATGTAAACGGATGGAATTCGAACGGATATGAATTCAGATATCTCGAATAATTATATTTgtgttttttttcaattttcatCTTTTAGGATGGAAACAGATCGAATTCGCATGGATACGAATTTAGATATCTCGAATATTTTCGGATAtccatttttctatttctttaccgttttcatccctaagtgaggctgctgctcgtgctctctctccctcccttgcTTGCCGTCCTGCCCAAGTGCCCATccatcctttcttcctcctctgctctCTTGATTTCCACCCCTGCCTGCCTGACAGCAAAAAAGCTCGTTTCTACTCCATACGTCGCTTCGTTCATTCATTCATGTCACACTGCTCGGCTTttcattttccttttgttttgttaGTTGACATTCTCTTCCTTGGGTTGTAACTGGAGTTGGTGGCTAGAgtggtatgagagaaaaatattgttggctaaCTGGTGGCTGGAAACTTGTGCTGGAGCagtgtgagaggaaaacactgttgggccggaggctgctggagctgctgAACATAGTAAGTTGAAATGCTTGGGGACCAATGAACTAGGACAGGAACAGCAGCTTCAGGATTCGACCGGTTTGGGAGACGAAGCATGGTTGATTGGTTGCTCGGTCAATACCTGTTTCCTATTGCATACTACTACTGCAACTACTGACCTATCATCCCGAGCACCCAATGATGCACCACTGTACAAAAAAAATGGAATTCTGATGGCAGGCCATTTGTCATAAAAAAATAGCACCGCGTGAAAACAAAACCGAAGCTTGCTGGTCTCGCTGGAGAAAGGTGTTCGATAGAGAGCGTGTTAGTGTTTCAATAATGATAGTTTTATGGTAAGTACATTACCGCTCTAATGTCCGGAGCAGAGATTAAAAGAGAAAATATCTCTTCTTCACTAATAAAGATTGGTCAGTATAGCGACTGTGTGACTCTTCAACTAAGAAAGAAACTGTAATGATGTCGGTGTTGAATGCCTCATTAGCTAGAAGGCTAGGAGCACATGCGTGGATACAATCATACAAATACCTCCGGCTCCGTGGGTTCCCATAGCACAGCAAAGATCGAAGATGGCACGTCCTCTCTTGTTGTCCTCCTCCTCGACTAGACCTTGGGCGTGCAGCCGGGCAAGGAAGCCAAACAGCAACCGAGCATAGTAGTAAAATAAAGTGGCGTTGCACGAGTGGGTGCATCATCCATGGCAGCtttcacctctcctctctctttctctctccatcTTTTTCCCTGGTCGCTGCTAACCAAaaacaagccgcggcgtgtgcgtgGTCAGTGGCCCGCTGATTGTTTAGTTGCTGGGTGTCAGGGCGAGCACGGAGGCaaggcgcgcgcgcgccgtgTGCGCTCTGAGCTGGTGCCATGTGGAGCTCCTTGCCTAGGGATCTGAcgggtgtgtgtgtttgtgtttgGATCGTGATCTGATCAGATCACTCCATTTCTTTTTGTTCCTTGGTGTACTAAACAACTAGCAAGTAAGGTGACCCGCGCAAATAGTACGGAATCTAGTCTAGTTCTTTATCCTAATATTTAGGATTTTTTACTTCAAAATAATAGATGCAGATAGTTTTGTTTATACAATGTCATTACAATTATATTATCCTAAAAGTACAGACACAGATGccatctattttttttctattgtcATGTTCTCTGCTGTATTTTTTTAACATGACATATGAGACAAATGAATTATCTTATATAGAAAAATAAAGTTAGGGTATTTa
The nucleotide sequence above comes from Panicum virgatum strain AP13 chromosome 3K, P.virgatum_v5, whole genome shotgun sequence. Encoded proteins:
- the LOC120697316 gene encoding neurofilament medium polypeptide-like, giving the protein MKQPAASPGRADKPQLLAPAPPGLARLLLSKSRRGGRSRRAPATSPMFVSRGRSRAADGEPSSPKVTCIGQVRMRKGKKGKKGAAAAAKAAAAPEKGARGYCRCLKKALLCGGLFDFDSRKRRQKAPSPEVERARRSPWVFSSRDVAVAAVPKAADLRSGSQGEGREDDDEEEMVVGVGVFGSIGREEGEKMGIGGGCGSEKEDGDDGREAQLVSSAITTPPKNALLLMRCRSAPQNRTSPLTSRFPAAAAAPAPSSPSPTTDALAAIALEIAASPSPSLSPRKPDRASPTPRKPSVEKAFADEDGGEKGQVGAAAAQEQHPQLTGAREVDDEEEEDDDEFEEEEMRCSSARPLVLQRCKSEPATTAAAKMASGAPGADATTAGCFWAHGGSSGRRRHAPSAAGAPVALTGH
- the LOC120700561 gene encoding TPD1 protein homolog 1B-like produces the protein MAAYSQKRAAAMAAIVSILLFVVAGVVVAGDPPSSSSSSATKNDKTPAAHARKLLQYTTVAAAVKKRSGSTAPSECSQDAVVVSQAEAGGRPGGVPCYSVTITNTCLSCTVRDIHVSCGEFGSARLVDPSDFRRLAVGDCIVRGGGAVRPGETVSFDYSNQFQYDLHVASVSCTCG